actaagcccaaagcaacagccaaatgattacatatattgcgaagataacggggattaatagacaattgaataaacattcacaaaatgtaggtaaatatgtctagcaacaagaccacaccatagcaacagccaaataatcacgtatattgcaaagataacaacatgaattgaaagacaaatgaataatatgcaaatgtgcctagcaacagacCATGCCcattgcaacagccaaatggtcacatttattgcaaagataatatcaggaattcataaacaagtgaacaaaacattcaaaaatgtgtgcaaatatatctagcaacatgaccacgcccatagcaacagccaaatgactgcgtatatcgcaaagatagcaacatggttggataggcaactggatagtcattcagcaaatgaacacctattgttagcatggactagtatatggataaacatttgtaaaaaactgtacagttgtgctacaacgccattggctgtattttttactttaagttgtttacacacgcgcgcgcacacacacacacacactcttgccatgcctatagcactactgaacctatcagttgtgctaaaaacttgTGTTGCTTCTGAGTAACGTTACTCAAAATTATCATAGTCTCATTTCTAAACACAGTGTGCTCATTATCACTCGGTTTCCTATCAAATTCTTTTCTGTTGGGGTAGCCATGTCAACTTTCTCATACTTTTACTAATTATTGCATGCATCATCAAATTTtgcttttaattttaaatttcatagcAAATGTTTATGATATAATCCGTAACAAATTAGGACACCATTTGTCTTCATTACATTTTGCGTCTATCTATGTGATCTTTTAATGGGTCTGATGACCTTGATGCCAaccaaatcataatctaatgtATACTCGTACGATGAATCCACCTTAGTGTATACATTGTCAAATATACTTTTTTGAAGGCAGATTTTTTTCACCCTTGTAAAATTGTATGAACGTTCAAAAGCTACCTTACATTATCcaacattatattatagcattaccaatttcagtgaattttgtgacgtcatcgctgtacattattactgataatgtactccgttattgggcatcgcggccccgaaacgagcataacaatacaagcttatttgttctgtttcttcacacgactaggtattttttcgaaatgtatgttgttacttatgattgtcatttccactgtttaaaaatacaacgcattcatgaaacaaatttgtgttaacagcagttcattgaagtgtatatgtgtgtgtacgtgtacgtacgtgtgtcgctatgattagtattcagtttccgggccgaacatggcagacgatgttcagcgctgtgtatattatacgttgttttgcatttctcggtctacaaattcactggaattggcaaaactataaaataataacaataatgtacgccctcccagtccataatggactcaagcaaaccttgcactccataatgggctcggctttcgcctcgcccattatgtcgttcaaagtttgctttcgaccattatgggctgggagggcgtacattattgtttaattatATGGCACGTAGACTTTTTTATCATCACTGTATGTACCAAATATTATCGAATATGAAGcatgcatttttaagatatcgGATAATActggaaatcattaattatgcatgtGACTCGTTACAACTAGTAGCTACATCAATATGCTTTATGAGGACGTTACACTAGTATCATGAATGTACGTACAACTTGCATATATGGACACTGAAGCTTGCAATCTTCATatattactgaatatcattaattatgcaaatgactcattaaaaatGAAAGCTATATATCAACAAGCTTGATAAAAAATATGTGCTAGTATAAATTCTTTTTCTTATACTTTTTAAACAGATCTTTCTTCTTTTTGTCCCTTGAACAGATACATTAAGATCGTACGATGTAGTGCCAACCAGGTACATATCTGCTATCAGAGAACTTAACCCTAAGTCAATTCGTAGGTTTGGACGGCATCTCCTGAACAGTGAGAGTGATTTACAGGATATTGAGTATGAATGGTCTAACAATTTTCAGGAGTTTAAGTATCAGATAGTACGTCGATGGATTGATATAAATGGAGATAATGCATCGGATTACTGGTATGCAAATACATTGGGACATGTTGGCTTACATAGGGCGGCCGAAAAGTTTTTCGAAGGTATGAACTTTTTCTGTAGATATCCGTGTTAACCTTTactcaaaccacagacaagtcttacttgtctgtgctcgAGCTTGAACCCTAACGGAGTTTACTTCTATTACAGATAGTTAATGAGTAGTTAGGTGTCATCGTGTTAATCTTTGAAATACGAGTAGAATGATTTGCAAGCGCTCCTTGGATTAACTATTGACATTAAGTATAATAATGTTCGTAGGCGAGGCATACACCATTCTTACTTCGTCAGATGTCAGGCAAAGTGAGAAAGGTCGGAAAAGGTCAAAGtggaataaaatttaaaaaagtataACGGTGTAAACAAGAGAGGAAATTGATAGGAGAAATTACCATCGATACAAGAATAATTATAGTGTAAGATAACTAATGGAGGTCTGCTGAAATCATTCTGGGCTTGTtctgcgtgagtgagtgagtgagtgagtgagtgagtgagtgagtgagtgagtgagtgagtgagtgagtgagtgagtgagcgagcgagcgagtgggtgggtgggtgggttgttgggtgggtgggtgggaggtgggtgagtgagtgagtgagtgaggcaTTTAATGATTACTACCCTGATATCCCACCAGAGATAGTCACCCTGGATAGGATACCTGTAGACATATGTACGTGTGAGTATATTGGTTGAAGCATACACCACAAATTAATATCGCCGAAAGACTGCGTATGTTCTTCGAGAAAAaattagatagataagaaacaggcttcttcAATTCAAGGGTAGCATGAGCGATAAGAAGGAAGTGAATAAGGAGGTTAGACTGGCAATTATTAACAGCATGTCTTTGTTGATCAAttacaaaattctaaccaataacaaaGTCCCTCATAAAAACCTGGGCATGCAATGTGATGAAAGCATTTGATTCTGTTAACCATCTGCTTCTCATACACAAGTTAAAATCCTATGGTATTAGTGGATGCCTTCTCGAATGGTTTCGTTCTTATTTAAATAATCGACAACAGCGTGTTGTCATTGGAGGTACCTCGTCTACATGGCAAAATGTTATATCAGGTGTACCTTAGGGTTCCATCTTGGGTCCGCTCCTTTTTAGTATGTATGTTAACGATTTTCCTGATGTTCTTAAGTCGTCTGAGTGTTTGCTGTATGCAGACGACTCCAAGTTTTTTAAGACAACGGCATCAAAATCGACCGTGTAAACCAAGTCAAAGATCTTGGCGTTGTCCTTTCAACTTATTTAAGCTGGGAGTTGCACATTCAGGACATCGTCAAAAAGGCTTACAGGCTAGTTGGTTTGATAAAGCGTATATACCTGCAAGCATTTCATCACATTGCATGCCCAGGCTTtaacacatacaaattgaaCTTGAGCCCGCTTGCATGGTTCCCCTTGGTgacatgtgtgtacacatacagtgtgTACTAGTCGGTAGTAGTGTGGtgctgtttgtatttgtaatgactGGTATGTGGGAAGACTGTTTCTTATCTATTTACTTCTTGGGaaatataaaatgtgtatgatacacaCAATCTTTCAGCGATCCTTCGATATTTCTGCAGTATTTCAGAAGAGCAACAGGACAAGAGCATTAGCGAATGACAAATTATGTGGCCTATATGAGTTAAATGTGTTTGCATTACAATTTCCTTAATACTCTCCTTAATTTTATTCTAGAGAGTGATGTAtttaaaccttcaaaagaaaCTGAGCTTTCAAAGGCTGGGAAGACAGTGGTTACAGAGTCAGGTGAAGCAGGTATTGGTACTGTACACTCGTTTGGTATCCAACACCACCAAAGAAGTCGATTACACAGTACAGTCACGCAGACATCACGTGATGAACAAGCCGTACATGGTTCCATGGCAACTCAACAGATATCTCTCCGTAACAGGCATATCGTCTCAACTGATGAAATGAAACACACAGACGACAGACAACAACCTAATCCAATACTATTCTTTGTCGCTATACTAGTATTCGTGATCGTAACTTGTATTCCGGTCATCAGCGGCGCAAACAACACGGTTTGTTGTTTAGTATCAGTAACCACTGGAGCAGTGTTGGCAATCTTTGTGTGGGTGAAGTTTCGAATTCCAGCCAATCCTTTTCAAGGTAATATTTTGGgatttttgttaaaaattaGTATTTGGTATCATATGTATCTGGCAGTAGTAAACGTATTGAATACCACTAGTGTAAATTGAAAGTAGTTAATAATTAGTTCTATACAATTCGAttgcaatattaatattatacagaAATGTATACACTAACTTTGTAACACTTGTCGTAATAGTTAGACACCGGTGTCCATACTTCATTcgaggaaaatacgagtgacctgaggggccttgtcactactagtttGAAACTGAGTAGTGTCAAAAACTTGGTATTTATATTTCCTAGCTTTAGCTAATGAAGAATATATTCAGAATAATTGTATCTTTACAATCAgtatttatgaaaaaaacaacGTTTTTTTAACGGTGATAGTTTGAGTACCGCACAACCGAACCAATGATAACGACACACGTTGTTGTCACATTCTTTGATCTGTCGCATTCAACTTGACTGGTGTGAGGTATAATAAGActttattccccaatatttttggAAAATACGAAAAAtagtttatgaatatttttcagctgaatgaagaacaacGGCGGGAATAATAAAGGGCTGGCTTACCTcttcaagcataatttatgaaaaatcggaAAATACAATCTAATATGAAACGTTTCGACTTATATTTTGAGCACCGCGgcaccagtgacgtagacacatgttgtcgtgacgtagaacgaccggTGTTTATACTATACTTTCTGTCCAAAGACAGTAATTTGCAATTGGTTTGTATATGGACTAATATTAGTGGAATGTTAGCTTTTAGGTATAGACTGACTCTAACTCGTCGCAAATGATGTTCGAAAAATTTGAGAAGTGAAACAGTCGTGgttatttatatttgttatattttaggATTAACTGTGGCATTGCGTCAACCAAACAATTTGTTCTCTGGTGAGGATCATGAAAGATGTTTGGATACGGTATACAAGAAATACCAAACCTGTGCTAGTAGAAAAGACAAGTTCAGAGGAGTTCTTATTCAGGTAAGTAAATGACAAATcacattaatattttaacatCATGGTGCGAGTAATGTGATATGGTTCGAatgaaaatgtatgtgtgttatgtgGAAAAGTAGACGAACATAGTCATTATAATGAACACCACTTTATCAAACCAAAAAGGAGCCGTGTTGTTGCTCGGAAATGCAAGTCGGCGCTAACAATGGAAACAAATGAAGGGCTACAAATATATCGAGTacaatttctttctttataACAAGATTACTAAAATCACAAAAGAGCGTCAAAGGATACGTAAACCCTGTAGTCATAAAACAAATGTACATCGAACTACCGATggtgtaataacattttactcGCATAGTTTCAACACAAATCAAACTACCTTGAGTGTAGACCACTATAAGAACACTAGATACCAAGAACAATCATAGACTAACTATACGTGATGTTTGcctttttgtatttgttatcaGATTCTACATGGACTTGGTGGGTGTGGGAAAACAGAAATCACAACCAATTATGTATACAGGCATTGGAGAGAGTATACCGATGGCGTATTTCTTATCAGCGGCCACTCTAATATGATGATCGACTTTGGACTAAAAAAGATGTTAGAGGTACGCATGTATAGAAAGTTATTTTCAGTCCGTTGATGTTTCCAATGCATTTTCCCTCGCTAAAGATAGTATGACAAGCACTCATACAATACCTTGAGTACACAACGTTGACACTCACGCACCTCAAGACTTAAGCTGTCAGATATAGAGAGGGTTACCATTCTGATAGAATGACATTGTGTTTCTCGAAATAAACTTACGTCATTACGTATTCATCGCCTTTATGCCTGTACAGAACGCCAACACTAAGAATATACCAAAGAATATaccacaaaataaacacatgtaaacGTCACAACTTACATGACATCACCTTCGTTATCATTATTAGTTTCTATAAGAATTCGCATGACTAcagattttgataataatttataacctaattaaaaatattacaatttatgaCCTAATCAAAATAATATGCTAATCATATGACACATTAACGCTACTCTAGCTGTCACTGGGGTGGTTTTTTTAGATACTAATTTACGACCTATCACATTAAAGCTACActggctgtaactggggtattattttaGATACTAATTTACGACCTATCACATTAAAGCTACActggctgtaactggggtattattttaGATACTAATTTACGACCTATCACATTAAAGCTACActggctgtaactggggtattattttaGATACCAATTTACGACCTAGCACATTAAAGCTACActggctgtaactggggtattattttaGATACTAATTTACGACCTGTCACATTAAAGCTACActggctgtaactggggtattattttaGATACTAATTTACGACCTATCACATTAAAGCTACActggctgtaactggggtattatgtTAGATACTAATTTAGGACCTATCACATTAAAGCTACActggctgtaactggggtattattttaGATACTAATTTACGACCTATCACATTAAAGGTACActggctgtaactggggtattattttaGATACCAATTTAGGACCTATCACATTAAAGCTACActggctgtaactggggtattattttaGATACTAATTTAGGACCTATCACATTAAAGCTACActggctgtaactggggtattattttaGATACCAATTTAGGACCTATCACATTAAAGCTACACTgactgtaactggggtattattttaGATACTAATTTACGACCTAGCACATTAAAGCTACActggctgtaactggggtattatgtTAGATACTAATATACGACCTATCACATTAAAGCTATActggctgtaactggggtattattttaGATACTAATTTACGACCTATCACATTAAAGCTACATtggctgtaactggggtattattttaGATACTAATTTACGACCTGTCACATTAAAGCTACACTGGCTGTAACTTGGGCATTATTTTAGATACTAATTTATGACCTATCACATTAAAGCTACActggctgtaactggggtattattttaGATACTAATTTTGACCTATCACATTAAAGCTATACTGGCCTGTTTCTTTTTAGAGTCTTTCTCAGAGACGATGTTTCGACAAATCAAGCAAAATATTCACTGCTTTGGCTGCTGCTTACAGTCATAGTTGCAGACGAGCCAGATCAGATgtgtttacaatttgttgttctttgaaaatgttgtaaatgtgcatagatgatgtcatcatgaaGTACTAATCATTGAACCAGTCCCAAGGGACTAGTTCTATGACTTAGTGCCTGCTACGTCATTTATCGTGGAACAACGTGAGAATGGTCCACAACAGGTGATGTTGCATTGACCAATCACGGCCGAGAGTTGAGTACGCAGTGTGTTATAACTGCAACTAGTGCcactttaaatttgaaataacgCAAGTGTTAAACAATATGTTAAACAATATTACTAGCTATCCATTAATGGTTCTGACCGAGATTACTATTACCAAGTGTTGGCATTATTGTCAATACACTTTTCTAGCTTAGCTTTATTTACTGTTTGCATTATGAATATTCCttagatgtaaaaaaaacatcgaTGGTTAAAAGCTATGTATCATGTTCTCCTTCTTTGCATAGCAGCGGGTTAACGAACATATTCAACATGATGAAGAAACACCCAGTAATATAAGAAGATTGGCTTGGACATGGCTTCAACGGCATAAGAATTGGCTTGTAGTGATCGATGATGCGGATGAGTTGGATTTGATAAAGGCAGCGTTTCCAAACAAACCACCACTACAACACGGCCATATCCTCATAACATCACGATTGAGTGAAGGATGGAAAACATGGTATCAAAACAGTGACGTAATTGAGGTCAAACACATGTCACGTCGTGACGCTGCATTATATCTTCTCCGGGAGAAAATGATGGCACAGGGTAACGAACCCACAATAAAGAATGCCATTGAAGAACTGGAACACCTCAAAGAGGTTGATCCTGAAGAATACGAGGCCTTAATGTGGCTTGGGGATGTTGGGGCGTTACAAGGACTTCCCCTGGCGCTGCAACAGGCAAGTCGATTCATAGGAAATGAGATAACATTCACACACTATCGCGATCTCTATGAAACAAACCGACTTGAGATATTCAAATATGCCGCTGAATCTGACCCTTTGACTGGTTGGCTGAAGGCGAACAGACTTTATGCTAGTTATGCACCGAGACTTCGAGATGTGGTAGATAATAACACTCTTCGCCTGAAAACAATATCTACAGAAGAACTTCAAGAGAAACCCATCATGATGACTAACGAGGACGTGACATTGTTCCACAAAGCCCAGAGGGACACTGATGCAGATTATTTTGCCTTGATTGTTGACCCCAGTAAAGAAAGTTTCCTGACGACATGGAAAATGAACTTCGACCGCATTTGTGAAGACAGGATAATGAAGGAATTCTTGTTAATATGTGCATGTCTATCATCGCGTATACAAATCTCGTTACTGGCCGAAGGTGCAAGGCACATGTACGGGACCCAATTGCAAGGATTCTTGTGTGAAAAGAAGTTTGACAATGATGACCCAAAAAGTGTTGTTTACACGTCTGGGAAGGTTCTTCATCTGTTTAAGATCCTAAAACAGGTCTCGTTTGCTACCAATGTTGTTGGTGAATCAGAGGAGCACGAAGACCACAACCTTGGCAGATTTGGTGTTTTCTCTCTCCATCATCTCGTACAGCAAGTAATCTTTCTGAAACTTGTCCATTTGAGAGACAAAATCATGAGTGTAAATAGCACGATGAAAATGCTTGCGGCAATGTTTCCAAAAGTTCAACAGGTTGCATCTGACAACTTTGAAGTATTATTTAGTGAACCGATTCAAGATGGACATTCCATCATAGCCTTTCACACGTTAGCGCTGGCCAGACAGATCGAGTCATTGGAGAAAAGTGAAATAGCCGACTTGAGCAGTACACATGCGTTGTTTTCATCTGTTGGTGTTTATCTGCGACGCTTGGGACGAAACAGAGATGCTCGGCGACTATACAAACTCATGGCAAGGCTAAGTAGCTGGAGGAAACCAATTTTAGAGCGTGAATTATCAGAAGGtgggtgtgtttgtgtgtgtctgtgggtgtgtatgtctgtctgtctgtctgtctgtctgtctctgtctatctatctatctgtatggagggaggggaagggagggattgtttatgtatgtgtacatttattcACGTTAGAGTTTTAAATATGATGTTTATAATGGTGCGTGTCTAACCTATAAACAACCTCCATAGAATGAACATTATAAGAATAAAAacgtgtatgtgtttgtgtttaagTATTTTGGGTCTGATACGACTATTGGTCAGGTAATATTTGAAACAAACCTTTCTCCCAAATGTGAGGGGCCTGCAATGCAGACAGAGAGGGACCAGTGCAGGtttgttgcataaaatgtgaccctccgtTTCTGTCATGCTGAAAGGTATCCCGCTCTAAATTCCCTTTctataaaatatgaccctccccagttcgaatattttaataacaaacatGGGGTAAAATGTTGTTAGACATAAAAAAGGACACAAGTCAACCAATGGTAAGCAGTtgatcccactgctgccaccacattCCTTGTTTCccccaccaccactactaccatcaCAGTGAATTTGTGGGACTCTGCATTAAAACTTGTCTTTGGGTGAGCACTAAAAGGGCAGAACACAGGAAGACTAGATACGCACACCCCTGGTCGAAATTTAACTGGGGTTAAATTCTCTACTCCACAACTTTTAGACGGTGACATTATCCCACAAACACAACTGTTCCCGATTTACTCCTGTGAGATCCTAACACCACAACTGAAaattgattcactgcatggttgtcagcagcaatttgattGATATGTTCTGATATCAAGGTACCTAATCATCACATTATCTCTAACCGATGTGGTAGCATATGGGATGTATAAccggtggcagcagtgggatgccaaaatcacaaaataatgcaaagttaggcAATACAATAAGTCAAAgcaaaatgtgacccttccctAATCCAATTTTCTAAATATGACCCCACAAGAACCAAATTGTAAGAGTTACTCCTCCTAACTCCTCTTCCCCCCCTTAATTACTGAAGGCGCCTTAGTGAGAACATATTCgattttttcaatcaaatacaGTTTTCTTTCTGCTACTTTTTCAGAATTGCGGTGTTTAGGGAAAGTGAACTTTGAACTTGGACGTCTTCAGTCGGCAGAGGAAAACTTTAAACAGTGTTTGGAGCTCTACAGGAAACTGTACAACGGGAATCATATTAAAGTAGCATTTGGTGAGTTACAGCGTGTATCCATGACTGTAACCTTATTGTATACAAGGGATAGAATCCGGAGGATCTATGGAATAGGTGGACGTCTGTGTGTCAGTCCGTTCTTCATGCCCGACGTGTTAAAACCCCCAGATTTCTGCCTAACCAGTCAAAAAGACTCCATACGGCATACCATAGTGTGCATCAGTTAACTATGTATGAGCCAAATTTCAAACATTGTAAAATTTAAACcccaaacacaaacaaacagactgtGTG
This portion of the Glandiceps talaboti chromosome 7, keGlaTala1.1, whole genome shotgun sequence genome encodes:
- the LOC144438063 gene encoding uncharacterized protein LOC144438063, with the protein product MAFGVSPPDRKTSENGPSEDAGDTLRSYDVVPTRYISAIRELNPKSIRRFGRHLLNSESDLQDIEYEWSNNFQEFKYQIVRRWIDINGDNASDYWYANTLGHVGLHRAAEKFFEESDVFKPSKETELSKAGKTVVTESGEAGIGTVHSFGIQHHQRSRLHSTVTQTSRDEQAVHGSMATQQISLRNRHIVSTDEMKHTDDRQQPNPILFFVAILVFVIVTCIPVISGANNTVCCLVSVTTGAVLAIFVWVKFRIPANPFQGLTVALRQPNNLFSGEDHERCLDTVYKKYQTCASRKDKFRGVLIQILHGLGGCGKTEITTNYVYRHWREYTDGVFLISGHSNMMIDFGLKKMLEQRVNEHIQHDEETPSNIRRLAWTWLQRHKNWLVVIDDADELDLIKAAFPNKPPLQHGHILITSRLSEGWKTWYQNSDVIEVKHMSRRDAALYLLREKMMAQGNEPTIKNAIEELEHLKEVDPEEYEALMWLGDVGALQGLPLALQQASRFIGNEITFTHYRDLYETNRLEIFKYAAESDPLTGWLKANRLYASYAPRLRDVVDNNTLRLKTISTEELQEKPIMMTNEDVTLFHKAQRDTDADYFALIVDPSKESFLTTWKMNFDRICEDRIMKEFLLICACLSSRIQISLLAEGARHMYGTQLQGFLCEKKFDNDDPKSVVYTSGKVLHLFKILKQVSFATNVVGESEEHEDHNLGRFGVFSLHHLVQQVIFLKLVHLRDKIMSVNSTMKMLAAMFPKVQQVASDNFEVLFSEPIQDGHSIIAFHTLALARQIESLEKSEIADLSSTHALFSSVGVYLRRLGRNRDARRLYKLMARLSSWRKPILERELSEELRCLGKVNFELGRLQSAEENFKQCLELYRKLYNGNHIKVAFAMQGIARVQQNNKAYMENKEKQREIEKLLKDTLQRKREYYKADGNCDHYSVAHALHQLGRFYQDIGEYGKAYTYLEQTLAMRQRYWKRKYNTNVHVDIAVAMTNLARNSLIQTDNRDLDRAEKLLIQAWNIKEKEIPKTNDSYQLGLYYLATLYREKKMKDESQKYAMMIVFREHQERFEAMKGEMDYTRDSEMDNEDLVFSRYERKLNEAYQVLLYRLENNTLSDKDKFMVIDCLCQHGLVTLDEVMVGEDSEEHCIEYSTRSDFDVEVTNENQDSSQTPITFENSDTISNEQILPDSDDHCVEYSTRSDCDMLVTNENQNSPQTTICENIDSISNEQTLPDSEEHCIDYNAIRDGNGMHTNESSFVCTDCGKGFCRKYNLKVHMRIHTKETPFDTRLSTNESLARDNTSNITSKRLHKQVSQDNKRYNTSNLKSESYKASLKANGSRQD